In a single window of the Bacillus clarus genome:
- a CDS encoding GntP family permease → MVVGIVLAAVVILLLLITVVKWHPFVALILTAIGVGLAMGMPLVATSPQHPGIIDSIKSGLGSTLGFLAIVLALGTMLGKMMAESGGAERIANTLIDRFGKKRVHWAMMFVAFLVGIPVFFQVGFVLLIPLVFTIALETGVSLITIGIPLVAGLSVVHGLVPPHPAAMAAVGIFKADVGKTILYALIVGLPTAIISGPLYGKWIGARIHKEVPLDIAEQFIERDKKKELPSFGNTLFTILLPVFLMLGASIAEVALHKTSQLAQVLHFIGDPIVALLIATIYSFFSLGYAKGFSKDKVLQFTNDCLGPIANILLVIGAGGAFNKVLLDSGIGTTIAEMAKESHISPILLGWGIAALIRIATGSATVSMMTAAGIVAPIAASTPGVNVELLALATGAGSLILSHVNDSGFWMIKEYFGMTVKETLLTWTAMETILSVVALGLISLLNFIV, encoded by the coding sequence ATGGTAGTTGGGATCGTACTAGCGGCAGTTGTCATACTACTTCTACTTATTACGGTAGTGAAATGGCATCCATTTGTCGCATTAATTTTAACAGCAATCGGAGTTGGGCTAGCAATGGGGATGCCCTTGGTTGCAACTTCACCACAACATCCAGGGATTATTGATTCTATTAAATCGGGTCTTGGAAGTACGTTAGGATTTTTGGCAATTGTTTTAGCATTAGGAACGATGCTTGGAAAAATGATGGCTGAATCTGGAGGCGCTGAACGAATTGCTAACACATTAATTGATCGTTTTGGGAAGAAACGTGTTCACTGGGCAATGATGTTTGTTGCATTTTTAGTAGGGATTCCGGTGTTTTTCCAAGTTGGATTTGTACTATTAATTCCATTAGTATTTACAATTGCGTTAGAAACTGGGGTATCACTTATTACAATCGGTATTCCGCTTGTAGCAGGACTGTCAGTCGTACACGGACTTGTTCCACCGCATCCAGCGGCAATGGCGGCAGTTGGTATTTTTAAAGCAGATGTAGGGAAGACAATTTTATATGCATTAATTGTCGGACTTCCAACTGCAATAATTTCAGGTCCACTTTACGGGAAATGGATCGGTGCTCGTATACATAAAGAAGTACCGTTAGATATAGCAGAGCAATTTATTGAAAGAGATAAGAAGAAGGAACTTCCTAGCTTTGGAAATACATTGTTTACTATTTTACTTCCAGTATTTCTTATGCTTGGTGCATCAATAGCGGAAGTAGCGTTACATAAAACGAGTCAACTTGCACAAGTATTACACTTTATTGGCGATCCCATAGTCGCTTTATTAATTGCAACGATATATTCTTTCTTTAGTCTTGGATATGCAAAAGGATTTTCTAAGGATAAAGTATTGCAATTTACAAATGATTGTTTAGGCCCAATTGCGAACATACTGTTAGTTATTGGTGCGGGAGGAGCATTTAATAAAGTTTTATTAGATTCAGGAATTGGTACTACAATTGCGGAGATGGCTAAAGAATCGCATATTTCTCCAATATTATTGGGCTGGGGAATTGCAGCACTCATTCGAATTGCAACGGGTTCTGCCACAGTTTCTATGATGACAGCCGCAGGTATTGTGGCGCCGATTGCAGCAAGTACACCAGGTGTAAATGTTGAACTATTGGCACTTGCAACAGGCGCAGGGTCATTAATTTTATCACACGTGAATGATTCTGGATTTTGGATGATTAAAGAGTATTTCGGAATGACTGTGAAAGAAACATTATTAACATGGACTGCAATGGAGACTATACTATCGGTTGTAGCACTTGGACTCATTTCGTTATTAAATTTCATTGTATAG
- the gnd gene encoding phosphogluconate dehydrogenase (NAD(+)-dependent, decarboxylating): MKLGLIGLGKMGFPLAEHLHEDKHEVVVYDVNKELVEKAGELGITARHTLKEMIAELEAPRTIWVMVPAGEVVESVLKDVYPLLDEGDIVIEGGNSFYKDTLRRAEEAKSFGLHYVDIGTSGGVEGARYGACLMVGGEKEIYDRLEPLFKDLAVENGYSYAGRVGSGHFLKMVHNGIEYGMMQAIAEGFEVLDKSDFDFNYEDVAKVWANGSVIRGWLMDLTEKAFADDPKLDGIKGVMNSSGEGKWTVETALELQASAPVIAMSLFMRYRSQEDDTFHGKVVSALRNQFGGHDVVKK, from the coding sequence ATGAAACTAGGTTTAATTGGATTAGGAAAAATGGGATTCCCATTAGCGGAACACTTACATGAAGACAAGCATGAAGTAGTTGTATACGATGTAAATAAAGAGCTTGTTGAAAAGGCAGGAGAATTAGGGATTACTGCTCGTCATACATTAAAAGAAATGATAGCAGAACTTGAAGCACCTCGTACAATTTGGGTAATGGTACCTGCAGGAGAAGTTGTTGAGTCAGTACTAAAAGATGTATATCCATTATTAGATGAAGGCGATATCGTTATTGAAGGTGGAAATTCATTTTATAAGGATACGTTACGCCGTGCTGAAGAAGCAAAAAGCTTTGGGTTACATTATGTAGATATTGGTACATCAGGCGGTGTAGAAGGAGCAAGATACGGCGCATGTTTAATGGTCGGTGGAGAAAAGGAAATTTACGATCGATTAGAACCTTTATTTAAAGATTTAGCAGTAGAAAATGGATATTCTTATGCGGGGCGTGTCGGAAGTGGCCATTTCTTAAAAATGGTTCATAACGGTATCGAATATGGAATGATGCAAGCGATTGCTGAAGGATTTGAAGTGTTGGATAAAAGCGATTTTGATTTCAATTACGAAGATGTTGCAAAAGTATGGGCAAATGGATCAGTTATTCGCGGTTGGTTAATGGACTTAACTGAAAAAGCATTTGCTGATGATCCGAAATTGGATGGTATTAAAGGTGTAATGAATTCTTCAGGAGAAGGAAAATGGACAGTGGAAACAGCGCTTGAATTACAAGCATCGGCACCTGTTATTGCCATGTCACTATTTATGCGTTACCGTTCTCAAGAAGATGATACATTCCACGGAAAAGTTGTCTCAGCACTTCGCAATCAATTTGGCGGACATGATGTTGTGAAGAAATAA
- a CDS encoding glycosyltransferase — MELIRWAIELGESVNGNTPEELIPLLDYYYDRDHLKAYFIANLLLDMELPEEHRERIELRRCVAAYYAGLYKVARKYANQLLVRYPHVDLYQNNLRLIENFLNTEYDYCLYICPHTYGSFIDVARALKWKLEQREQKVIISETLLENAKNTVVFGAHTCVYNPESLPKDAIIYNLEQLYDGSPYAHSIYLMILKNRVIWDYSSQNIEWLKKKGVGKEIKHVRMNYAPTLEIKREAFDNEISEDIDVLFIGALNERRQAILDGLKEVAPNLNIVFKDNAWGIPRNELIARAKIILNIHFYLTGILEAPRISQAVANHKFIISESSNAQDEAEWPGIVFTPHEKIVEMVMKYIELPEERTKLAEKAYYHFEAQEALRVDNDKESED, encoded by the coding sequence ATGGAATTAATAAGATGGGCTATTGAACTAGGAGAATCGGTAAATGGAAATACGCCTGAGGAATTAATCCCACTACTAGACTATTATTATGATCGTGACCATTTGAAAGCTTATTTTATAGCAAACCTTCTTTTGGATATGGAATTACCAGAGGAACATAGAGAGAGAATTGAGTTGAGGAGGTGTGTAGCTGCTTACTATGCAGGGTTATATAAAGTGGCAAGAAAGTATGCCAATCAGTTGTTAGTTCGATATCCTCACGTAGATTTGTATCAAAATAATTTAAGATTAATCGAAAACTTTTTAAATACGGAATATGATTATTGCTTATATATATGTCCACATACGTATGGAAGTTTTATAGATGTTGCGCGTGCTTTAAAATGGAAATTAGAGCAACGAGAACAGAAAGTGATAATATCAGAAACTTTACTAGAAAACGCAAAGAATACAGTTGTTTTTGGAGCGCATACGTGTGTTTACAATCCGGAGAGTCTCCCGAAAGATGCAATCATTTATAACTTAGAACAATTATATGATGGGAGCCCTTACGCACATTCTATTTATCTTATGATATTAAAAAATCGAGTAATATGGGATTATAGTTCGCAAAATATTGAATGGCTAAAGAAAAAAGGAGTAGGAAAAGAAATCAAACATGTGAGAATGAACTATGCTCCAACTTTAGAAATAAAGCGAGAGGCATTTGATAATGAGATTTCTGAAGATATTGATGTACTATTTATCGGTGCTCTTAACGAAAGACGTCAAGCAATTCTGGACGGATTAAAAGAAGTTGCTCCAAATTTAAATATTGTTTTTAAGGACAACGCGTGGGGAATACCTAGAAACGAGTTGATTGCAAGGGCGAAAATTATTTTAAACATTCATTTTTATTTAACAGGAATTCTTGAAGCACCAAGAATTTCGCAAGCTGTTGCAAACCACAAATTTATTATTTCGGAATCTAGTAATGCGCAAGATGAAGCAGAGTGGCCAGGCATAGTATTTACTCCACACGAAAAGATTGTGGAGATGGTTATGAAATATATTGAATTGCCGGAAGAACGTACAAAATTAGCTGAAAAAGCGTATTATCACTTTGAAGCACAAGAAGCATTACGAGTAGATAATGATAAGGAAAGTGAAGACTAA
- a CDS encoding tetratricopeptide repeat-containing glycosyltransferase, translating into MVNEQVENNKGTEKKLCLCMIVKNESRIIERCLNATKSIVDFVSVCDTGSTDQTPEIIGKWCEENGIPGTVHNEPFKNFGYNRSLAVSLAQKTYPEADYLLILDADMILEVEPNFDKNSLTEDHYLTMQYDIHIKYWLTRLLKASLPWKSVGVTHEYWDIDRSKVGVGYNTKVARLDTLIVNDPGDGGSKGDKFERDERLLLEGIADPETTPDLKVRYLFYLAQTYYHLNQLEDSIKWYKKRVEAGGWAEEVFYSLLRIGTCYEHLANRAVFEQKQANDEADKEKFIQQEEQYIALATTYFQNAWDYRPTRAEPLYQLARLYRARSKNNIGLMYALQGKEIPFPKEDLLFVDYHVYDYLFDYEISICAYYIPHKKHLGAQSQKYLESKKEEIPVHIASIVESNAKFY; encoded by the coding sequence ATGGTAAACGAACAAGTGGAAAATAATAAAGGAACAGAAAAGAAATTATGCCTTTGTATGATTGTGAAAAATGAATCGAGGATTATTGAAAGGTGTTTAAATGCGACAAAGTCAATCGTTGATTTTGTTTCGGTTTGTGATACAGGTTCGACAGATCAAACGCCTGAAATCATTGGAAAATGGTGTGAGGAAAATGGGATACCAGGAACAGTTCACAATGAACCATTTAAAAACTTTGGTTATAACCGAAGCTTAGCAGTTTCGTTAGCGCAAAAAACATATCCAGAGGCAGATTATTTATTAATACTTGATGCTGATATGATATTAGAAGTGGAACCGAATTTTGATAAAAATAGTTTAACTGAAGATCATTATCTTACGATGCAATATGATATTCATATTAAATATTGGCTTACTCGCCTTCTGAAAGCTTCTTTACCATGGAAATCTGTAGGCGTTACTCATGAGTATTGGGATATAGATCGATCTAAAGTTGGAGTGGGTTACAACACAAAAGTAGCTAGGTTAGATACTCTTATCGTAAATGATCCTGGAGATGGTGGAAGTAAGGGTGATAAATTTGAGAGAGATGAGAGGTTACTGTTAGAAGGAATAGCGGACCCAGAAACGACGCCAGATTTGAAAGTAAGGTATTTATTTTATTTAGCGCAAACGTATTACCATTTAAATCAATTGGAGGATTCAATTAAATGGTATAAGAAAAGAGTAGAAGCTGGAGGGTGGGCTGAAGAAGTTTTTTATTCGTTATTACGAATAGGAACTTGTTATGAGCATTTAGCGAACCGTGCAGTATTTGAACAAAAGCAGGCGAATGATGAAGCGGATAAAGAGAAGTTTATACAGCAAGAGGAACAATATATTGCATTAGCGACTACTTATTTTCAGAATGCTTGGGATTATAGACCAACTAGAGCAGAGCCTCTATATCAACTTGCAAGACTATACCGCGCGCGGTCCAAAAATAATATTGGTTTGATGTATGCATTGCAAGGAAAAGAAATTCCTTTTCCGAAAGAAGATCTTCTGTTTGTAGATTATCATGTATATGATTACTTATTCGATTATGAGATTTCTATATGTGCGTATTATATACCACATAAAAAACATTTAGGTGCACAATCACAAAAGTATCTTGAATCGAAGAAAGAAGAGATACCGGTTCATATAGCAAGTATTGTAGAGAGTAATGCAAAGTTTTATTGA
- a CDS encoding tetratricopeptide repeat protein, which produces MSISIKNERITKLLNEWYLEMRSRNRENAYNLKKQVDETIHNLKIEKEKSIDDQELLLYYSLLNFRYKYLVDNMSISKDSFRDIESFEIPKNSLLGYYYHFFKAIHTSVIGDYKDAREHFDTAESLLTHVSDELEKAEFHYKLGSFYYDTYQGLLSIKQVTIAKEIYLKHSGCETNITFCENMLGLACTHLKEWELAEEHFTTAMDQFQKMNVENYILMVRHNLGLLYAGQNLSQLAIRYLQEVNKKPGNYRALLIEAKEHFKIKEHDIAAELIRKGLEISKDLKLGEYIHRFMILDGMNKNLSTPEFETLVLAGKEYFEKEDLYTYIHESLEVLAVKYYKEGHHLQASEYFYLSKQARDNAQEMGALK; this is translated from the coding sequence ATGTCAATAAGTATTAAAAATGAAAGAATCACAAAATTATTAAACGAATGGTACTTAGAAATGCGTTCACGCAATCGAGAAAATGCTTATAATTTAAAAAAGCAGGTGGATGAGACAATCCACAACCTAAAAATTGAAAAAGAAAAATCAATAGATGACCAAGAACTTTTACTCTATTATTCATTACTAAATTTCCGATATAAATATTTAGTTGATAATATGAGCATTTCAAAAGATAGCTTTAGGGACATAGAATCTTTCGAAATACCTAAAAACAGTCTTCTAGGCTACTATTATCACTTTTTTAAAGCAATTCATACAAGCGTTATAGGTGATTATAAGGACGCAAGAGAGCATTTTGATACAGCAGAATCCCTATTAACACATGTATCCGACGAATTAGAAAAGGCAGAGTTTCATTATAAATTAGGCTCTTTTTATTATGATACCTATCAAGGATTGCTATCAATTAAACAAGTGACAATAGCAAAAGAAATTTATCTAAAACATAGTGGATGTGAAACTAATATTACATTTTGTGAAAATATGTTAGGACTAGCCTGTACACATTTAAAAGAATGGGAATTAGCGGAAGAACATTTTACAACTGCTATGGACCAATTCCAAAAGATGAATGTAGAAAACTATATATTAATGGTTAGACATAATCTAGGATTATTATATGCTGGACAGAATCTTTCTCAATTAGCCATTCGTTATTTACAAGAAGTTAATAAAAAACCCGGTAATTATAGAGCGTTATTAATTGAAGCTAAAGAGCATTTTAAAATAAAAGAGCATGATATTGCTGCGGAGTTAATTAGGAAAGGATTAGAAATCAGTAAGGACCTAAAATTAGGTGAGTATATACATCGTTTTATGATTCTAGACGGAATGAATAAGAATCTTTCTACTCCAGAATTTGAGACACTTGTTTTAGCAGGAAAAGAGTACTTCGAGAAAGAAGATTTATATACATACATCCATGAATCACTGGAAGTATTAGCGGTTAAATATTATAAAGAGGGTCATCATCTTCAAGCAAGTGAGTATTTCTATTTAAGTAAGCAAGCAAGGGATAACGCACAAGAAATGGGGGCATTAAAATGA